One stretch of Maylandia zebra isolate NMK-2024a linkage group LG13, Mzebra_GT3a, whole genome shotgun sequence DNA includes these proteins:
- the fignl1 gene encoding fidgetin-like protein 1 isoform X1: MGLVPTCWSRPGMSGAHLDEWQKRSFDISSGSCTPEQTADAYRAHILSIQYAWASSQLSQAGMASLLRTYSERYAAVLDSDDPRTGLNNYAESALHLARSQKNYSDKWESSLTAESVLELPSVQKTIQAKTGGESFVVAPADINITVGQEGKGSSLTPPFKTVQPPQLKSEVKIAASIPANVSVERPSSHEGISVNPPSFSRPPAQPQSVFSCPSPALPHVNPGPAGVTQHYQSSFFPTSNTSKRKNFYNTDGGDVGREQNGSQVSSDPRAVTTFKTAREQFVVDQQRKHSHQPQRGQAPGMAATVKKSLGANRPRGAFSKFVSPIPRQEEEGSVASRNSNQEPQILDERLKNFEPKIIELIMSEIMDHGPPVGWDDIAGLEFAKTTIKEIVVWPMLRPDIFTGLRGPPKGILLFGPPGTGKTLIGKCIACQSGATFFSISASSLTSKWVGEGEKMVRALFAIARCHQPAVIFIDEIDSLLSQRTDGEHDSSRRIKTEFLVQLDGATTAAEDRILVVGATNRPQEIDEAARRRLAKRLYIPLPEATARRQIVTNLMAQEKNQLGESEVERVVTATEGFSGADMTQLCREAALGPIRSIQLSDIATITADQVRPIIYSDFHDALKTVRPSVSSKDLELYEEWNKTFGCGR, from the exons ATGGGTCTCGTTCCAACAT GCTGGAGCAGGCCAGGCATGAGTGGCGCACACCTGGACGAATGGCAGAAGAGGTCCTTTGACATTTCATCTGGCAGCTGTACACCTGAACAGACGGCCGATGCCTACCGGGCCCACATCCTCTCCATTCAGTATGCATGGGCAAGCTCCCAGCTCTCTCAGGCCGGCATGGCCAGCCTGCTCAGGACCTACTCGGAGCGCTACGCTGCAGTGTTGGACTCGGACGACCCGCGCACAGGGCTCAACAACTATGCAGAAAGCGCGCTCCATCTGGCCCGCAGTCAGAAGAACTACAGCGACAAATGGGAGTCATCCCTCACTGCAGAGAGCGTGCTGGAGTTGCCCAGTGTTCAGAAAACAATTCAGGCAAAGACAGGAGGTGAGAGCTTTGTGGTGGCACCAGCTGACATTAACATAACTGTGGGGCAAGAGGGTAAAGGTAGCTCTCTCACTCCTCCCTTTAAAACTGTGCAACCACCGCAGCTTAAATCAGAGGTTAAAATCGCAGCCAGTATCCCTGCTAATGTTTCTGTGGAAAGGCCCAGCAGTCACGAAGGGATTTCAGTCAATCCACCCTCATTCTCCCGACCTCCAGCTCAGCCACAGTCTGTGTTTAGTTGCCCTTCTCCAGCTCTCCCACATGTAAACCCTGGCCCCGCAGGGGTCACGCAGCACTATCAGTCCTCCTTCTTTCCCACCTCCAACACATCGAAGCGGAAAAATTTTTACAACACAGACGGAGGTGATGTTGGCAGGGAGCAAAATGGCAGTCAGGTGTCATCAGACCCACGGGCTGTTACCACCTTCAAAACAGCTCGTGAGCAGTTTGTTGTTGACCAGCAGCGAAAGCACTCCCATCAGCCTCAGAGAGGTCAGGCCCCTGGGATGGCGGCAACTGTGAAGAAATCTCTGGGCGCCAACAGGCCTCGAGGTGCATTTTCAAAATTTGTGTCTCCCATTCCACGACAGGAAGAGGAGGGAAGTGTGGCGAGCCGTAATTCCAATCAGGAACCTCAAATCCTGGACGAGCGTCTGAAAAACTTTGAGCCAAAGATAATCGAGCTGATCATGAGTGAGATCATGGACCACGGGCCTCCGGTGGGCTGGGACGACATAGCAGGTCTGGAGTTCGCCAAGACTACCATAAAGGAAATTGTGGTTTGGCCCATGCTGCGACCTGACATCTTTACTGGCCTCCGTGGCCCACCCAAAGGCATCCTGCTGTTTGGACCGCCAGGAACTGGAAAAACTCTGATAGGTAAATGTATTGCCTGTCAATCAGGTGCCACTTTCTTTAGCATCAGCGCCTCATCACTCACATCCAAGTGGGTGGGTGAAGGAGAGAAAATGGTGCGAGCTCTGTTTGCCATTGCCCGCTGCCACCAGCCTGCTGTTATTTTCATCGATGAAATCGACTCCCTGCTGTCCCAGCGGACGGACGGTGAGCACGACTCCTCGCGCAggataaaaacagaatttctGGTCCAGCTAGATGGAGCGACCACTGCAGCAGAGGACCGAATCCTGGTGGTGGGTGCCACCAACCGGCCCCAGGAGATCGACGAGGCAGCACGACGACGCCTGGCAAAGCGGTTATACATCCCCCTGCCCGAAGCGACTGCCCGACGCCAGATAGTGACAAACCTCATGGCTCAGGAGAAAAACCAGCTGGGAGAAAGCGAGGTGGAGAGGGTGGTGACAGCCACGGAGGGCTTCTCCGGAGCCGATATGACTCAGCTGTGTCGAGAGGCAGCACTGGGGCCCATACGCAGCATCCAGCTCAGTGACATCGCCACCATCACCGCGGATCAGGTGCGACCCATCATCTACAGTGACTTCCACGACGCCCTGAAGACTGTACGTCCCAGTGTGTCATCAAAGGACTTGGAGCTGTATGAAGAGTGGAATAAAACCTTTGGATGTGGGCGTTAA
- the polr1b gene encoding DNA-directed RNA polymerase I subunit RPA2: MDFSSKWSDLPKGPSLKNLTDGSFGHMKDTQHAAIQDLTKAHIESFDQAVTDGLNRVVQSIPPLEFMFKNERISLGFVEAAIQNPVVAKGNICKEMKVFPAECRGRRCSYKGKIVADVSWSINGVPKGIIKQSLGHVPIMVKSKLCNLHGMSPKELVEHHEEAEEMGGYFIVNGIEKVIRMLIMPRRNYPIAMSRPKWKNRGQGYTQYGISMRCVREEHTAINMNLHYLENGTVMLNFIYQKELFFLPLGFALKALVDFTDFQIYQELIKGREDNSFYKTCVSEMLRIVMEENCTTRSKVLNYLGERFRVKMNLPEWYTNEQCANFLLNECICIHLKSDVEKFYLLCLMTRKLFTFAKQECMEENPDSIVCQEVLTPGQLYLMFLKERLTAWLVSVKLSFDKRGSKVTGGWSSEMMIKMLNMGTDLTRPFEYLLATGNLQSKTGLGMLQNTGLCVVADKLNFIRYLSHFRCVHRGAAFAKMRTTSVRKLLPESWGFLCPVHTPDGEPCGLMNHMTASCEIVALTLSTTSLPALLCSLGVTPVDGTPGRAFADCYPVVLDGAVVGWVEADLAPVVVESLRRFKVLREKKIPPWTEIVLVPKTGKASLYPGLFLFTTPCRMVRPVQNLAFGKQEFIGTFEQLYINVGILENEIEPRVTTHQELFPHSMLSVVANFIPYSDHNQSPRNMYQCQMGKQTMGFPLHSFMDRSDNKLYRLQTPQSPLVRPYMYDHYGLDNYPSGTNAIVAVISYTGYDMEDAMIVNKSSWERGFAHGSIYKTELVDLAEKVKGEDGVVFGTKPGDPKVKEKLDADGLPFIGSVLQYGDPFYSYINLNTGQTFISYYKSQEACIVDNIKVCSNDGGSGRFKRVCITVRMPRNPTIGDKFASRHGQKGILSRLWPTEDMPFTESGMTPDILFNPHGFPSRMTIGMLIESMAGKSGALHGLGHDATPFTFSEENSALDYFGELLRAGGYNYYGTERLYSGLSGQELEADIFIGVVYYQRLRHMVSDKFQVRTTGARDKVTNQPVGGRNVQGGIRFGEMERDALLAHGSSFLLHDRLFNCSDRSVAQVCVDCGSLLSPLLEKPPPYWSSMRHRKTVCTLCGKSDSVDSVSVPYVFRYFVAELAAMNIKVKLEVK, translated from the exons ATGGATTTTTCAAGTAAGTGGAGTGATCTTCCCAAAGGTCCGAGTCTGAAAAATCTGACAGATGGAAGCTTTGGCCACATGAAGGACACCCAGCATGCTGCCATTCAGGATCTGACCAAAGCTCACATCGAGTCGTTTGACCAGGCAGTCACAGACGGACTCAACCGCGTTGTGCAG TCCATCCCCCCCTTAGAGTTCATGTTCAAAAATGAACGGATCAGCCTTGGTTTCGTTGAAGCTGCCATCCAAAACCCAGTGGTTGCCAAAGGGAACATCTGCAAGGAAATGAAGGTGTTCCCAGCAGAGTGCCGGGGAAGAAGATGCTCGTACAAAGGGAAAATAGTG GCAGACGTCAGCTGGTCGATCAATGGAGTTCCCAAAGGCATCATCAAGCAGTCTCTGGGTCATGTGCCCATCATGGTGAAGTCCAAGCTGTGTAACCTGCATGGCATGTCCCCCAAAGAGCTTGTAGAGCATCACGAAGAAGCCGAG GAAATGGGAGGTTATTTCATTGTGAATGGAATTGAGAAGGTTATCCGCATGCTGATAATGCCAAGGAGGAACTATCCTATCGCCATGTCAAGACCCAAGTGGAAGAACAGGGGTCAGGGTTACACTCAGTACG GTATTTCTATGCGTTGCGTGAGGGAGGAGCACACAGCCATCAACATGAACCTGCATTATCTGGAAAATGGAACTGTGATGCTGAACTTCATCTACCAGAAAGAGCTCTTCTTCCTCCCACTAGGCTTTGCATTAAAG GCTCTGGTGGACTTCACAGACTTCCAGATCTACCAGGAGCTGATCAAAGGCCGCGAGGACAATTCTTTCTACAAGACCTGTGTGTCCGAGATGCTGCGCATCGTCATGGAGGAGAACTGCACCACCCGCAGCAAGGTGCTCAATTACCTCGGAGAGCGCTTCAGGGTTAAGATGAACCTCCCTGAGTGGTACACAAATGAACAGTGTGCCAACTTCCTGTTAAA TGAGTGTATCTGCATCCACCTGAAGTCAGACGTGGAGAAGTTCTACTTGCTCTGTCTGATGACGAGGAAGCTCTTCACTTTTGCCAAGCAGGAGTGCATGGAAGAAAACCCCGACAGTATCGTGTGCCAGGAAGTGCTCACTCCTGGTCAGCTCTACCTCATGTTTCTGAAG GAGAGACTGACTGCATGGCTGGTGTCTGTGAAGCTGTCCTTTGACAAGAGAGGCAGCAAAGTGACCGGAGGATGGAGCTCTGAAATGATGATAAAGATGCTCAACATGGGAACTGACTTGACCAGACCATTTGAATATCTGCTGGCCACTGGAAACCTCCAGTCTAAGACAG GTCTGGGCATGCTGCAGAACACCGGGCTGTGCGTTGTAGCTGACAAGCTCAACTTCATTCGCTACCTGTCTCACTTCCGCTGCGTGCACAGAGGAGCAGCGTTCGCTAAGATGAGGACCACCTCTGTGCGTAAGCTGCTGCCCGAGTCCTGGGGCTTCCTGTGTCCTGTCCACACTCCAGACGGCGAGCCTTGCGGACTCATGAACCACATGACAGCCAGCTGTGAAATTGTGGCATTGACCTTGTCCACCACGTCACTGCCTGCTCTGCTCTGTTCGCTTG GTGTCACTCCTGTGGATGGAACTCCTGGTCGGGCCTTTGCAGACTGCTACCCTGTGGTCCTGGACGGTGCTGTTGTTGGCTGGGTGGAGGCTGACTTGGCTCCAGTTGTGGTTGAATCACTGCGCAGGTTCAAG GTGTTAAGAGAGAAGAAGATTCCTCCCTGGACAGAGATTGTCCTGGTTCCCAAAACAGGCAAGGCCAGCTTATATCCAGGCCTGTTCCTCTTCACAACACCTTGTCGCATGGTGCGGCCTGTACAGAACTTGGCTTTTGGCAAGCAAGAGTTTATTGGCACCTTTGAACAG CTTTACATCAATGTCGGAATCTTGGAGAATGAGATTGAACCAAGAGTAACCACACACCAGGAGCTCTTCCCTCACAGTATGCTCAGTGTGGTGGCAAACTTCATCCCATACTCTGACCACAACCAGAGTCCCAGGAACATGTACCAGTGTCAGATGG GTAAGCAGACTATGGGCTTCCCGCTACACTCTTTCATGGATCGCTCTGATAACAAGCTGTACCGGCTCCAGACCCCACAGAGCCCACTAGTCAGGCCTTATATGTACGACCACTACGGCCTCGACAACTACCCCAGCGGCACCAACGCCATCGTGGCCGTCATATCCTACACAGGCTACGACATGGAAGATGCCATG ATTGTGAACAAGTCGTCATGGGAGAGAGGCTTTGCCCATGGAAGTATCTACAAGACGGAGCTGGTGGACCTGGCAGAGAAGGTGAAGGGAGAAGACGGCGTGGTGTTTGGAACCAAGCCAGGCGACcccaaagtgaaagaaaaactagACGCTGATGGACTGCCCTTCATCGGATCGGTGCTTCAGTATGGAGACCCTTTCTACAGCTACATCAACCTCAACACTGGGCAGACCTTTATCTCCTACTACAA GAGTCAGGAGGCCTGTATTGTTGACAACATAAAGGTCTGCAGTAATGACGGCGGCTCAGGCCGCTTCAAGCGCGTGTGCATCACTGTACGAATGCCCCGAAATCCCACCATCGGTGACAAGTTTGCCAGCCGCCACGGACAGAAGGGCATCCTGAGCCGCCTGTGGCCGACGGAGGACATGCCCTTCACCGAGAGCGGCATGACTCCGGATATCCTGTTCAACCCCCACGGCTTCCCCTCCCGTATGACAATTGGGATGCTCATCGAGAGCATGGCCGGCAAGTCGGGCGCCCTGCACGGCCTCGGCCACGACGCCACACCCTTCACCTTTTCCGAGGAGAACTCGGCGCTCGATTACTTTGGCGAGCTGCTTCGGGCGGGCGGCTACAACTACTACGGTACGGAGCGGCTGTACAGCGGACTGAGCGGTCAGGAGCTAGAGGCAGACATCTTCATCGGCGTGGTCTACTACCAGCGGCTACGTCACATGGTCTCCGACAAGTTCCAAGTTAGGACGACAGGAGCACGAGACAAAGTGACCAACCAGCCCGTAGGAGGAAGGAACGTGCAGGGAGGCATCCGTTTCGGGGAGATGGAGCGAGACGCCCTGCTGGCTCACGGCTCTTCATTCTTACTTCACGATCGCCTCTTCAACTGCTCAGACCGCTCAGTGGCTCAGGTGTGCGTTGACTGTGGCAGCCTTCTCTCCCCTTTGTTGGAGAAACCGCCGCCCTACTGGTCATCCATGCGCCACCGTAAGACTGTCTGCACCCTGTGTGGCAAAAGTGACTCTGTTGACTCGGTGTCTGTTCCTTATGTCTTCCGCTACTTTGTAGCTGAGCTTGCTGCAATGAACATCAAAGTCAAATTAGAAGTCAAGTGA
- the fignl1 gene encoding fidgetin-like protein 1 isoform X2 encodes MSGAHLDEWQKRSFDISSGSCTPEQTADAYRAHILSIQYAWASSQLSQAGMASLLRTYSERYAAVLDSDDPRTGLNNYAESALHLARSQKNYSDKWESSLTAESVLELPSVQKTIQAKTGGESFVVAPADINITVGQEGKGSSLTPPFKTVQPPQLKSEVKIAASIPANVSVERPSSHEGISVNPPSFSRPPAQPQSVFSCPSPALPHVNPGPAGVTQHYQSSFFPTSNTSKRKNFYNTDGGDVGREQNGSQVSSDPRAVTTFKTAREQFVVDQQRKHSHQPQRGQAPGMAATVKKSLGANRPRGAFSKFVSPIPRQEEEGSVASRNSNQEPQILDERLKNFEPKIIELIMSEIMDHGPPVGWDDIAGLEFAKTTIKEIVVWPMLRPDIFTGLRGPPKGILLFGPPGTGKTLIGKCIACQSGATFFSISASSLTSKWVGEGEKMVRALFAIARCHQPAVIFIDEIDSLLSQRTDGEHDSSRRIKTEFLVQLDGATTAAEDRILVVGATNRPQEIDEAARRRLAKRLYIPLPEATARRQIVTNLMAQEKNQLGESEVERVVTATEGFSGADMTQLCREAALGPIRSIQLSDIATITADQVRPIIYSDFHDALKTVRPSVSSKDLELYEEWNKTFGCGR; translated from the coding sequence ATGAGTGGCGCACACCTGGACGAATGGCAGAAGAGGTCCTTTGACATTTCATCTGGCAGCTGTACACCTGAACAGACGGCCGATGCCTACCGGGCCCACATCCTCTCCATTCAGTATGCATGGGCAAGCTCCCAGCTCTCTCAGGCCGGCATGGCCAGCCTGCTCAGGACCTACTCGGAGCGCTACGCTGCAGTGTTGGACTCGGACGACCCGCGCACAGGGCTCAACAACTATGCAGAAAGCGCGCTCCATCTGGCCCGCAGTCAGAAGAACTACAGCGACAAATGGGAGTCATCCCTCACTGCAGAGAGCGTGCTGGAGTTGCCCAGTGTTCAGAAAACAATTCAGGCAAAGACAGGAGGTGAGAGCTTTGTGGTGGCACCAGCTGACATTAACATAACTGTGGGGCAAGAGGGTAAAGGTAGCTCTCTCACTCCTCCCTTTAAAACTGTGCAACCACCGCAGCTTAAATCAGAGGTTAAAATCGCAGCCAGTATCCCTGCTAATGTTTCTGTGGAAAGGCCCAGCAGTCACGAAGGGATTTCAGTCAATCCACCCTCATTCTCCCGACCTCCAGCTCAGCCACAGTCTGTGTTTAGTTGCCCTTCTCCAGCTCTCCCACATGTAAACCCTGGCCCCGCAGGGGTCACGCAGCACTATCAGTCCTCCTTCTTTCCCACCTCCAACACATCGAAGCGGAAAAATTTTTACAACACAGACGGAGGTGATGTTGGCAGGGAGCAAAATGGCAGTCAGGTGTCATCAGACCCACGGGCTGTTACCACCTTCAAAACAGCTCGTGAGCAGTTTGTTGTTGACCAGCAGCGAAAGCACTCCCATCAGCCTCAGAGAGGTCAGGCCCCTGGGATGGCGGCAACTGTGAAGAAATCTCTGGGCGCCAACAGGCCTCGAGGTGCATTTTCAAAATTTGTGTCTCCCATTCCACGACAGGAAGAGGAGGGAAGTGTGGCGAGCCGTAATTCCAATCAGGAACCTCAAATCCTGGACGAGCGTCTGAAAAACTTTGAGCCAAAGATAATCGAGCTGATCATGAGTGAGATCATGGACCACGGGCCTCCGGTGGGCTGGGACGACATAGCAGGTCTGGAGTTCGCCAAGACTACCATAAAGGAAATTGTGGTTTGGCCCATGCTGCGACCTGACATCTTTACTGGCCTCCGTGGCCCACCCAAAGGCATCCTGCTGTTTGGACCGCCAGGAACTGGAAAAACTCTGATAGGTAAATGTATTGCCTGTCAATCAGGTGCCACTTTCTTTAGCATCAGCGCCTCATCACTCACATCCAAGTGGGTGGGTGAAGGAGAGAAAATGGTGCGAGCTCTGTTTGCCATTGCCCGCTGCCACCAGCCTGCTGTTATTTTCATCGATGAAATCGACTCCCTGCTGTCCCAGCGGACGGACGGTGAGCACGACTCCTCGCGCAggataaaaacagaatttctGGTCCAGCTAGATGGAGCGACCACTGCAGCAGAGGACCGAATCCTGGTGGTGGGTGCCACCAACCGGCCCCAGGAGATCGACGAGGCAGCACGACGACGCCTGGCAAAGCGGTTATACATCCCCCTGCCCGAAGCGACTGCCCGACGCCAGATAGTGACAAACCTCATGGCTCAGGAGAAAAACCAGCTGGGAGAAAGCGAGGTGGAGAGGGTGGTGACAGCCACGGAGGGCTTCTCCGGAGCCGATATGACTCAGCTGTGTCGAGAGGCAGCACTGGGGCCCATACGCAGCATCCAGCTCAGTGACATCGCCACCATCACCGCGGATCAGGTGCGACCCATCATCTACAGTGACTTCCACGACGCCCTGAAGACTGTACGTCCCAGTGTGTCATCAAAGGACTTGGAGCTGTATGAAGAGTGGAATAAAACCTTTGGATGTGGGCGTTAA
- the ttl gene encoding tubulin--tyrosine ligase — translation MNAPMYTFVSRDDNSTVYAEVSKILLSTGQWKRLKRDNPRFNLMLGERNRLPFGRLGHEPGLMQLVNYYRGADKLCRKASLVKLIKTSPELSDSSNWFPESYIIYPTNLNTPVAPAMNGISHLKSNPKTDEREVFLASYNAKKERAEGTVWIAKSSAGAKGAGILISHDANELLDYIDNQGQVHVIQKYLEKPLLLEPGHRKFDIRSWVLVDHQYNIYLYREGVLRTSSEPYNSSDLQDMTSHLTNHCIQKEHSQNYGRYEEGNEMFFDEFRLYLLNTHNVTLETTILPQIKQTIKSCLTCIESAISTKHLSYQSFQLFGFDFMVDENFKVWLIEINGAPACAQKLYPELCQGIVDVAISSVFTLNSGDSSSASSSPYSSSPSSSSLFTTNSCSSPKLRAPLHVGPFTRL, via the exons ATGAACGCCCCTATGTACACCTTTGTTTCCCGTGACGACAACAGTACTGTTTATGCTGAAGTTTCCAAAATCCTCCTCTCAACCGGGCAATGGAAGAGGCTGAAAAGAGACAATCCCAGATTCAACTTGATGCTGGGTGAGCGGAACAGATTACCCTTTGGGCGTTTAG GCCATGAACCCGGACTGATGCAGCTGGTGAATTACTACAGGGGGGCAGACAAGCTTTGCAGAAAGGCATCCTTGGTCAA GCTAATAAAGACCAGCCCAGAGCTGTCTGACTCCAGTAACTGGTTTCCAGAGTCCTACATCATCTATCCCACTAACCTCAACACACCTGTTGCTCCTGCTatgaatggcatcagccatctGAAGAGCAATCCGAAGACAGATGAGCGGGAAGTTTTCTTGGCCTCCTATAACGCtaagaaagaaagagcagaggGTACAGTGTGGATAGCCAAGTCCTCTGCTGGAGCTAAAG GTGCTGGTATTTTGATATCCCACGATGCTAATGAGTTGCTGGACTATATTGACAATCAGGGACAGGTTCATGTTATTCAGAAGTACTTGGAGAAGCCTCTGCTTCTTGAGCCGGGACATCGGAAATTTGACATcag GAGCTGGGTGCTAGTGGACCATCAGTATAACATCTACTTATACCGCGAGGGCGTGCTGCGGACCTCCTCGGAGCCCTACAACAGCTCAGACCTGCAGGACATGACCAGCCACCTGACTAACCACTGCATCCAGAAAGAGCACTCCCAGAACTACGGCCGATACGAGGAGGGGAACGAAATGTTCTTTGACGAGttcaggctgtacctgctgaaCACTCACAACGTCACGCTGGAGACCACCATATTACCTCAGATAAAGCAGACCATAAA GAGCTGTCTGACATGCATCGAGTCCGCAATCAGCACCAAGCACCTGTCCTACCAGAGCTTCCAGCTTTTTGGATTTGATTTCATGGTGGACGAGAACTTCAAAGTGTGGCTCATTGAAATCAACGGCGCTCCAGCCTGTGCACA GAAACTATATCCAGAGTTATGTCAAGGCATTGTGGACGTGGCCATTTCCAGTGTCTTCACCCTAAATAGCGGCGACTCCTCATCTGCGTCCTCTTCTCCTTACTCGTCCTCCCCATCTTCCTCCTCCCTGTTCACCACCAACTCCTGTTCCTCTCCCAAACTGAGAGCACCTCTCCACGTGGGTCCTTTCACTCGCCTGTAA
- the nanp gene encoding N-acylneuraminate-9-phosphatase: MIEHSSTADDMAVKAILFDLDNTLIETSRAGEVALIKTSEFLKTTLGLDDSTVCTICDKFKQKLFHENFDCSAGQTIDDVRAHHWEESIKETVGNCSTPSLPAQCYNMWKSSRLELLTLSPQVCNLLKQLRSRYKLLLLTNGVAQTQREKVATAGCEEFFDAIVIAGEHKEQKPFPSIFRLCFSMLEVEALDCVMVGDSLDTDIQGGLNAGVRATVWINSAGGGASEKPDYTITTVLELPDILAQLQ, from the exons ATGATAGAGCACTCCTCTACCGCTGACGACATGGCTGTGAAAGcgattttgtttgatttggacAACACGCTCATTGAAACGAGTCGAGCAGGTGAAGTGGCGCTAATAAAg ACCAGTGAATTTTTGAAGACCACGCTGGGCCTTGATGACAGCACCGTCTGCACCATTTGTGACAAGTTCAAGCAGAAGCTGTTCCATGAGAATTTTGACTGCTCAGCTGGTCAAACCATAGATGATGTCCGTGCGCATCACTGGGAGGAAAGCATCAAGGAGACTGTAGGGAATTGCTCTACGCCTTCTTTGCCAGCTCAGTGTTATAACATGTGGAAAAGCAGTCGTCTGGagcttctcactctttctcctCAAGTATGCAACCTCCTGAAACAGCTGCGCAGCAGatacaagctgctgctgctgaccaaCGGCGTAGCCCAGACCCAGAGAGAGAAAGTGGCGACGGCTGGATGTGAGGAGTTCTTCGATGCCATTGTGATCGCAGGAGAACACAAAGAGCAGAAACCATTCCCCTCCATCTTCAGGTTGTGTTTCAGCATGCTGGAGGTAGAGGCTCTGGACTGTGTGATGGTGGGAGATTCTCTGGACACAGACATTCAGGGGGGCTTGAATGCCGGAGTTCGGGCCACAGTTTGGATTAATAGTGCAGGGGGGGGCGCGTCAGAGAAGCCAGACTACACTATCACTACTGTTCTGGAATTACCAGATATTCTGGCACAGCTGCAATAA